From Aegilops tauschii subsp. strangulata cultivar AL8/78 chromosome 5, Aet v6.0, whole genome shotgun sequence:
TCTTCATCGACGAAGGGTGGCTGGGAGGGGAGGCTAGGGTGGCCGGAGTCGGAGGAGGGGGGATCCAGAGTCGAGGTCGCCGGTGGAAATAGTCGCGCGCGGAGCCCTGGGTGCAAATCCTGCATCCCGCTCTTCACACATCGAGGATCTCACGGGGAACGTTTTTTCAGGCAAGTTTGTTCAGGTAGATGCGGCATTTTTCCCCAATTCACAGATGCTGGCCCTTAAGCGCTCTTTTTGTCCCCTGATGAACAGGCAAGTTCGGAGAGGCAAGTGCAGGGGGCAAGTTTGAACAGATGCAAGTGTAAGAGGGCATTTGTCTAGAAGAGAGATCAGGCAATACTGACAATAGGAGAGGATCCCCTCAGGCAATAGAGTAGTGCATCATTAGGAAATTCTGTGTTAAAAACGCCGCAATTCTGCATATACTTTATGTAGTCTCTAGCATGTAGTTCTCTGTTTCTGCATGAAATGGGTGTCTCTAGTATGCTTCTCTGTTTCTGCACATTTTTGTCAGTTTATTTTCTCCGCTGGTTAGCGAGGATCATCTGGTATCTTGCTCCAGTCTCACCCAATTGCTCCTGTGTACAGCAAAATCGCAAGTCGGCAATGGATCTGGTGGTGGCAGGGCGCGGCGAGGCCATCAAATGGCTCCTGACCAAACTCGGGGCGCTGCTTGCTGAGGACTACACTCTGATCCAAGGCGTCCGTGGTGACATACAGTTCATCACAGACGAGCTCGGCACTCTGCAGGCGTTCATTGGCGACCTCGGCCGCACGGATCCCCACTACCACGACCTCCGGACGAGGGATTGGCTCAAGCAGATCCGTGAGGTCACCTACGACGTCGAGGACTGTGTTGACGACTTCGCCCACCGGCTGCATCACGACCCCACAGCCGACCTTTGCTGCTGCTCGTTTGTTGCCTTCAAAATCTATGAGGTCTGGACGTGGTGGCCTTGCCACGAAATAGCTTCTACCCTATCTGAACTCAAGATGCGGGCGCAGCAAATTGGGGAACGGCGCATCAGATACGGCCTTGACAACCCAAAGACCAGCAGCGACAGGCCCGGTGGAGCTGACATTGGGTTCAATGCCGCAGAGAATCAGCAGACAAGGCTTGCGCTTGTTAGAACCAAGACACCTGTGGGAGTTGAAAGGGACATGGAGATGCTTGCGAAATGGATGCTGACAGCTGAGGGGCCGGCAGTGACCATTGCAGAGCAACTTCCAAGCAATAGCACTGTTGTCCGTGTGGAAGAACCTAATGCAGATCCAACAAACCATGGTGTGCTATGCATAGTCGGATTGGCAGGGGTGGGCAAGACCACAATAGCCAGATCATTATATCAAAACTTCAGTGATCAGTTTGACCGCAGGGCGATGGTCACAGTGTCACAGAAATCTGATGTAGAGGCAGTACTAAGGAGTATACTCTACCAGATCATGCCACAGGTCAGAGAAGGTACCAGGCAGCAGCGGTGGTGGGACACATCTCATGGCAGTATTGGGGGCAGCACCTTGAAGAAAGCACGTGATAGACTACAAACATTGAAACTTCAAAAACTCAAGGAAGAGCTTAAGGAGCACTTAGAGAAATACAGGTATAACATCCATCAAGTGGTCCTTTGTGTAGCTCATCACTATGCTTTCTATGCATATTACATGAAAGCATCATCGAATTGCATAACCTAGTCTTCACATGATTTACATCAGTTTTTCTTATGTTATTTGAATTCAAGTTCAACAAGATAATTTTTTGCTAGATATGTACTTTCATTTCACTCTTTGTTATTCCAACACTTCATTTACATTGTTGAAAAGTGACTCATCTTGTTATCTTTTCTTCTCATGGCAGTTACCTGCTCGTGCTGGATGATGTATGGTCTACTGATATGTTGGAGCTGATAAAGAAGTCACTGCCTAAAAGTGAGAAAGGTAGCAGAGTGATTGTTACGTCAAGATTCCAGGCTGTTGCCAGTGCTTCAGTAAGGAATAAAGGAGATTATCTTTACGAGGCTGTAATCCTCAGCGAGGACAAATCTGAAGTATTATTTATGGACATCATGGCTGAAGCTAAAGGTTGCCAGGAACAGCAAGATAAGAGCAAAATTATACCTGAACACTGGGAAATGTGCATGAGGCTGCCATTGGCGATAGTTATCATGGCTGGATATGTTGCCTGCAACCCACATATTTCTGACTGGAAACAAGTTTTTAAGGATCTGGTACCAGACTATCTGAAAACTCTTTCCCATGATGGATTAATGTGCATTATTGATAATTGCTATTTTGATATGCCACTTGAGATCAAAAGATGCTCTCTATATCTCAGTATATTTCCAAGCGGTTCGCAAAATAGCAGGAAACGCCTCTTAAGAAAATGGATCTCAGAAGCTCTTGTCAGTGAGAAACAAGGATTGAGCATAGAAGAGGTTGCAGAAACATGCTTCAATCATTTGATAAAGAGACAGATAATTCGAGCTGTGAAGCACAGTAGCAATGGAAAGGTGAAGACCTATGAAGTTCATCACATGATACATGAGTATCTTGTGTGCAAGGCGGGTGAAGAAAATTTTGTCACTGTGGTTGGTGGCCAGTGGTTCGTTGCACCGCCCAGTAATATGGTTCGGCGTTTGTCACTTCAGAGTGATGGTTTGAAGACTGAGAGTGCAAAAAATAGCATGAACCTATCCCATGTGCGATCGTTGAGCATATTTGGTACTTTGAATGGGTTGCTTTCCAAGCCACAAAAGTTGAGAATTGTGTAACATTTGGATCTTGAAGGCTGTACAGATTTCAAACAAGAACACACAAAAGTTGTTTGCGAACTTTTTCTTCTCAAGCA
This genomic window contains:
- the LOC109732682 gene encoding LOW QUALITY PROTEIN: disease resistance protein Pik-2 (The sequence of the model RefSeq protein was modified relative to this genomic sequence to represent the inferred CDS: substituted 1 base at 1 genomic stop codon), with product MDLVVAGRGEAIKWLLTKLGALLAEDYTLIQGVRGDIQFITDELGTLQAFIGDLGRTDPHYHDLRTRDWLKQIREVTYDVEDCVDDFAHRLHHDPTADLCCCSFVAFKIYEVWTWWPCHEIASTLSELKMRAQQIGERRIRYGLDNPKTSSDRPGGADIGFNAAENQQTRLALVRTKTPVGVERDMEMLAKWMLTAEGPAVTIAEQLPSNSTVVRVEEPNADPTNHGVLCIVGLAGVGKTTIARSLYQNFSDQFDRRAMVTVSQKSDVEAVLRSILYQIMPQVREGTRQQRWWDTSHGSIGGSTLKKARDRLQTLKLQKLKEELKEHLEKYSYLLVLDDVWSTDMLELIKKSLPKSEKGSRVIVTSRFQAVASASVRNKGDYLYEAVILSEDKSEVLFMDIMAEAKGCQEQQDKSKIIPEHWEMCMRLPLAIVIMAGYVACNPHISDWKQVFKDLVPDYLKTLSHDGLMCIIDNCYFDMPLEIKRCSLYLSIFPSGSQNSRKRLLRKWISEALVSEKQGLSIEEVAETCFNHLIKRQIIRAVKHSSNGKVKTYEVHHMIHEYLVCKAGEENFVTVVGGQWFVAPPSNMVRRLSLQSDGLKTESAKNSMNLSHVRSLSIFGTLNGLLSKPQKLRIVXHLDLEGCTDFKQEHTKVVCELFLLKHLSLCRTDIAKLPKEIGKLQYLETLDIRETGITKLPKTICQLEKVKNILGGNKKTRKALKLPEDMKKKPIKSLCVLSGIEIVEGPSSVADFRQLTKLRKLVIYKLNIENEGKLFDELRFSIEDLCGYSLQTLVIDDGSAGFLSSWGCLSSPPKFLNALELSCKLQAKVVNLPEWINELDTLTKLTLSLGMLSSDALVQLSQLSKLFSLTFSLDDAEQGQESEATCRQIQLHLEHPNITMMIIVHPGGFESLKLLRFSAPYVPKLVFLEKATPNLERLDIRFFAFEGVDGIEHLKVLKELHLSLHNNGSQGTKKIIQQISNKARQCENGPKLIVDQYH